The sequence ACCATCGACCCCCTTCGCGACCTGGACATCGTGGACACCGAGCTGTTCCTCGCCGATCTCGAGCGGGTGGAGAGCCGCATAGACAAGGAACTCGTCAAGGCGAAGGCGAAGAAGAAGGAGGAACTCCACGAGCTGGAATTCCTCAGGTCGGTCAGGGACCTGATCGCCGCCGGCGAACGCATCGACGAGACGGAGGTGAACGAATCGGTACGCCACGTCTGGGAGGATCTGCGGCTGTTGACCGCGAAACCCCGGATCATCGTGCTGAACGCGGGCGAAGAGGATCCGACAGGCGCGTCGAGCGAGGCCTGCAGGCGCGTCGCCGGTCGTTTCGGCGAGGGCGCCGTCTTCGTCGTCTCGGCGAAGCTCGAGAGGGAGATCGCCGCTCTTCCGCCGGGGGAACGAGGCGTCTTCATCGAGGAACTCGGTGTCGGCGCCGGCGCGCGCGAGCGCTTCATCCTGAAGTGCCACGACACCCTCGGCCTCGTCAGATACTACACCGCCGCCAACGACAAGCTCCAGGCGTGGTCCGTCCCCCGCGGCACGACAGCCCCGCGGGCGGCGGGGAAGATCCACACGGACATGGAGAGCGGATTCATCAGGGCGAAGGTGATGAGCTTCGAGGATCTCGTCGCATGCGGATCGGAGGCGGCCGTCCGCACGCACGGCCATCTCCGGACGGAAGGGCACGAGTACGTCGTCAAAGACGGCGACGTGATCGAATACCTCTTCAACCGGTAGGCGGCCGCGGTGGCTTCGCGAATGCACGGAACGATCGAACATCCCGCGGACATGGGCATCTTCGGCCGCGGCGATACCCTGGCCGTTTCCCTCGAGGAAGCGGCGCTGGCGATGTTCGAACTCGTCGTCGACGCCGAGGGCCTCGGAACGCCGACGGAACGGCTCCGCGTCTCCTGCGAGGCGGACGATCCAGC comes from Candidatus Krumholzibacteriota bacterium and encodes:
- the ychF gene encoding redox-regulated ATPase YchF is translated as MALTVGIVGLPNVGKSTLLNALADAGAEASNYPFCTIDCNRGVVPVPDERLETLASILQPKEVIPATITFVDIAGLVEGASRGEGLGNRFLHHVREANALAHVLRCFADDDVSHVSGTIDPLRDLDIVDTELFLADLERVESRIDKELVKAKAKKKEELHELEFLRSVRDLIAAGERIDETEVNESVRHVWEDLRLLTAKPRIIVLNAGEEDPTGASSEACRRVAGRFGEGAVFVVSAKLEREIAALPPGERGVFIEELGVGAGARERFILKCHDTLGLVRYYTAANDKLQAWSVPRGTTAPRAAGKIHTDMESGFIRAKVMSFEDLVACGSEAAVRTHGHLRTEGHEYVVKDGDVIEYLFNR